The following coding sequences are from one Tolumonas lignilytica window:
- a CDS encoding MBL fold metallo-hydrolase, producing the protein MSGLFAKWMNLMGYRSLGQAPKGARFSNLTQSPQWHGNKFENPQPIWSDMKNAMMQSLRASPHATPQQAIPVVTEVKAALAQPLTRDLRVTWLGHSTSLIEMDGTRILIDPVWSERTSPVAWLGPKRWYQPLIPLADLPHIDAVLISHDHYDHLDRTTIEAMSDWDTQFLVPLGVGAHLEYWGVPPHKITEMDWWDATQVNDIDVVATPARHASGRLIPQSNKTLWSGFALIGPAHRVYYSGDTGYFPGFKDIGSWLGPFDVTLMETGQYNPFWPDWHLGPEQAVRAHQEVRGEVMIPVHWGLFELAPHSWTEPAERVLAAANAAGVVVNMPRPGESIEPTHHTTIEKWWPQTEWQMASLSPIIATKSGNPTERFDDPVWEE; encoded by the coding sequence ATGTCTGGTCTGTTTGCAAAATGGATGAATCTGATGGGTTACCGCTCATTGGGCCAAGCGCCGAAAGGTGCTCGGTTCAGTAATCTCACCCAATCCCCCCAGTGGCACGGCAATAAATTTGAGAATCCGCAGCCGATCTGGAGTGATATGAAAAATGCGATGATGCAATCGTTGCGGGCCAGCCCGCATGCGACACCGCAACAAGCCATACCGGTAGTCACCGAGGTAAAAGCGGCGTTGGCACAGCCATTAACGCGGGATCTGCGAGTGACCTGGCTGGGTCATTCCACCTCACTCATTGAAATGGATGGTACCCGGATTCTGATTGATCCGGTGTGGAGTGAGCGGACGTCGCCGGTTGCCTGGCTGGGGCCCAAACGCTGGTATCAGCCATTAATTCCACTGGCGGATTTACCGCACATTGATGCGGTGCTGATATCGCACGATCATTACGACCATCTGGATCGCACCACCATTGAAGCCATGAGTGACTGGGATACTCAGTTTCTGGTGCCTTTGGGCGTGGGGGCTCACCTCGAATACTGGGGCGTTCCGCCACATAAAATTACCGAAATGGACTGGTGGGATGCTACACAAGTCAATGATATCGACGTGGTCGCAACACCGGCCCGCCATGCATCCGGTCGATTGATCCCGCAATCCAACAAAACCTTATGGTCAGGGTTTGCACTGATTGGCCCGGCTCATCGGGTCTATTATTCCGGTGATACCGGCTATTTCCCGGGGTTCAAAGACATCGGCTCATGGTTGGGCCCCTTCGATGTGACTCTGATGGAAACCGGGCAATACAACCCGTTTTGGCCTGACTGGCATCTTGGCCCTGAGCAGGCGGTACGGGCGCATCAGGAGGTGCGGGGCGAGGTGATGATCCCGGTGCACTGGGGGTTGTTTGAGCTGGCCCCCCATAGCTGGACCGAACCGGCAGAACGCGTGCTGGCGGCGGCCAACGCGGCGGGGGTGGTGGTGAATATGCCCCGGCCGGGCGAAAGTATTGAGCCAACACATCACACGACGATAGAAAAGTGGTGGCCGCAGACGGAGTGGCAAATGGCCAGTCTGTCGCCCATCATCGCGACGAAGAGTGGCAACCCAACCGAGCGCTTTGATGACCCGGTATGGGAGGAGTAA
- a CDS encoding cobyrinate a,c-diamide synthase, whose protein sequence is MPTRSCPALLISAPASHSGKTTVTAALARYWTKQGKQVRVFKTGPDFLDPMLLERASGLPVHQLDLWMMGEDNCRRRLAEAAQEADLILIEGVMGLYDGHTSSADIARLFAIPLLLVIDGSAMAQTFGALVYGLAHYQPDLQVFGVVANRVNSAGHARYLQHSLPEGIHFCGYLPSNEAITLPERHLGLVQAAELSDLDARLDLAAEQLASHGALQLPPPCEFSDPISHKVWDEGLNGVTIAVARDAAFSFIYRDNLQTLQQMGAQLSFFSPLSDAALPEADALYLPGGYPELYLDALADNQTMLQSIRAHVRADKPTVAECGGMLYLLNGLTDQAGHRRELLGVLPGEALMEPHLGGLGVLSAPFPFGEVRGHTFHFSSSQIRAEATLEAAHPVHGKPEPIYQQGRLLASYVHWYLGEQPEACLAWFKPTCSDDVVA, encoded by the coding sequence ATGCCAACTAGATCCTGTCCGGCGCTGTTGATCAGCGCACCAGCCAGCCACAGTGGTAAGACGACGGTGACGGCTGCTCTGGCGCGTTATTGGACAAAGCAAGGTAAACAGGTGCGGGTGTTTAAAACCGGGCCGGATTTTCTGGACCCCATGCTGCTGGAGCGGGCATCGGGTTTACCAGTGCACCAACTGGATTTGTGGATGATGGGCGAGGATAACTGCCGTCGGCGTCTGGCCGAGGCCGCGCAGGAGGCCGATCTGATCCTGATCGAAGGGGTGATGGGCCTGTATGACGGACATACCAGCTCTGCCGATATCGCCCGTCTGTTTGCGATTCCGCTGCTGCTGGTGATCGATGGTTCGGCCATGGCACAAACGTTCGGCGCACTGGTGTACGGGCTGGCGCATTATCAGCCGGATCTGCAAGTGTTTGGTGTGGTGGCCAACCGCGTCAACAGTGCCGGTCATGCGCGTTACCTGCAGCACAGCCTGCCGGAGGGGATCCATTTTTGTGGTTATCTGCCGTCGAATGAGGCGATCACGCTGCCGGAACGGCATCTGGGTTTGGTTCAGGCCGCAGAGCTTTCAGATCTGGATGCACGCTTAGACTTGGCGGCCGAACAACTGGCCAGTCACGGTGCATTACAACTGCCACCGCCCTGTGAATTCAGTGACCCGATCAGCCATAAAGTCTGGGATGAAGGGTTGAACGGTGTGACGATTGCGGTCGCGCGCGATGCGGCATTCAGTTTCATTTATCGCGATAATCTGCAGACATTGCAGCAGATGGGCGCACAATTGAGCTTTTTCTCTCCGCTTTCTGATGCTGCGCTGCCAGAGGCGGATGCGTTGTATCTGCCGGGTGGGTATCCGGAGCTGTATCTGGATGCGCTGGCCGATAACCAGACGATGCTGCAATCGATCCGTGCCCATGTACGGGCCGATAAACCGACGGTTGCCGAATGTGGCGGCATGCTTTATCTGCTGAATGGTCTTACGGATCAGGCTGGGCACCGACGTGAGCTGTTGGGGGTATTGCCCGGTGAAGCGTTGATGGAGCCCCATCTGGGCGGGTTGGGTGTCTTGTCGGCCCCCTTTCCGTTTGGTGAAGTGCGCGGGCATACCTTTCATTTCTCCAGCAGCCAGATCCGTGCGGAAGCCACCTTGGAAGCTGCGCATCCGGTGCATGGCAAGCCGGAACCCATCTATCAGCAGGGGCGTCTGCTGGCGTCATATGTGCACTGGTATCTGGGGGAGCAACCGGAAGCCTGTCTGGCCTGGTTTAAACCAACATGCAGTGATGACGTGGTGGCTTGA
- a CDS encoding (2Fe-2S)-binding protein, whose protein sequence is MIICHCHAVNDRQIKEAIAHGIDSVRGLNRELNVGNTCGQCLPQVRRVLESTLMQIAEPSPKKVA, encoded by the coding sequence ATGATCATTTGTCATTGTCATGCCGTGAATGACCGACAAATTAAAGAAGCTATCGCGCACGGCATCGATAGTGTTCGCGGTCTTAACCGTGAGCTTAATGTCGGAAACACCTGTGGTCAGTGCCTGCCTCAGGTTCGCCGCGTACTCGAATCGACCTTAATGCAAATCGCCGAGCCGTCGCCCAAGAAAGTCGCCTGA
- a CDS encoding TetR/AcrR family transcriptional regulator: protein MARPKSEDKYYALLAAAISVCAVLGIEAPTAKIARTAGVAEGTLFTYFKTKDELLNQLYLELKKEMGREMLADYPRTQSLRERMYFVWSKYIHWGALNPDKRKVMGQLSVSDRITAETRAAGMAIFSEVGVLMDECIKQSKLQNSCAFASAMMLAMAETTMDFIIREPAATEHYCHTGFEAFWRVLAID from the coding sequence ATGGCCCGCCCTAAAAGTGAAGATAAATACTACGCATTGCTCGCAGCCGCCATTAGTGTCTGCGCTGTGCTGGGTATCGAAGCGCCCACGGCGAAGATTGCGCGCACGGCTGGGGTGGCAGAAGGCACACTGTTTACCTATTTCAAGACAAAAGATGAATTACTGAATCAGCTCTATCTTGAACTTAAAAAAGAGATGGGGCGAGAGATGCTGGCGGATTACCCGCGAACCCAGTCACTGCGCGAAAGGATGTATTTTGTATGGTCAAAATACATCCACTGGGGGGCGCTCAACCCGGACAAACGCAAGGTGATGGGGCAACTCAGTGTCTCAGACCGGATCACCGCAGAGACACGGGCCGCCGGCATGGCCATTTTTTCCGAGGTCGGCGTGCTTATGGATGAATGCATCAAACAAAGCAAGTTGCAGAATTCGTGTGCTTTTGCCTCGGCGATGATGCTTGCCATGGCCGAAACAACGATGGATTTTATTATCCGTGAACCTGCGGCAACAGAACACTATTGTCATACGGGTTTTGAAGCCTTCTGGCGGGTTCTCGCCATCGATTAA
- a CDS encoding SDR family oxidoreductase, whose amino-acid sequence MRCLFITGSTGFLGGAVICKVLQSSYKWDRILLLVRGETPAAALARLRNNLDSFELAPELKNKITEEDLILGDLKTPELFLDDPRLELVTHVINCAAVASFSNNPLIKPVNVDGTFALAKKMASVPNMQRFLQVGTAMSCGPEKGMVVPENYKPKGKVHHFVKYTASKAEIEAKIRKELPNLPFVAARPSIVVGHTKLGCKPSGSIFWVFRMALLLRQFTCSLQDKIDVIPVDYCADALVTMIEKETLPYDFYHISAGTDASTSFAEIDQAIAKAQGIPAVGDDYKQVSFEEIAERAHEFSTLFGHCNKRLMLKAIRLYGEFAALNVLFENYRLHELGLPLPPKFSEYAGVCVATSKDIPVPKQMMVDFK is encoded by the coding sequence ATGCGTTGTCTCTTTATCACAGGTTCAACTGGCTTCCTCGGTGGCGCTGTGATTTGTAAAGTTTTGCAAAGTTCTTATAAATGGGATCGGATCTTACTTTTAGTTCGGGGAGAAACACCTGCTGCAGCACTTGCAAGACTGAGAAACAATCTTGATTCCTTCGAACTGGCGCCTGAACTGAAAAACAAAATTACAGAAGAGGATCTGATTCTCGGCGATCTGAAGACACCGGAATTATTCCTCGATGACCCGCGTCTGGAACTGGTGACCCACGTCATCAACTGCGCGGCGGTCGCATCTTTCTCGAATAACCCATTGATCAAACCGGTCAACGTCGACGGCACGTTCGCACTGGCCAAGAAAATGGCCTCTGTACCTAACATGCAACGCTTTCTGCAGGTTGGCACCGCCATGTCATGCGGCCCAGAAAAAGGCATGGTGGTACCGGAAAACTATAAGCCAAAAGGCAAAGTCCATCATTTTGTGAAATACACCGCGTCGAAAGCGGAAATTGAAGCCAAAATTCGTAAAGAATTGCCTAACCTGCCGTTTGTGGCAGCGCGCCCATCGATTGTTGTCGGCCACACGAAACTGGGTTGTAAACCTTCAGGCAGTATTTTCTGGGTATTCAGAATGGCCTTATTGTTACGTCAGTTTACTTGCAGCCTGCAGGATAAGATTGATGTGATCCCGGTTGATTACTGTGCTGACGCCTTGGTGACCATGATAGAAAAAGAAACATTACCTTATGATTTCTATCATATTTCTGCAGGAACAGATGCCTCCACCTCATTTGCCGAAATTGATCAGGCAATAGCCAAAGCACAAGGCATCCCCGCAGTCGGCGACGACTACAAACAGGTCAGCTTTGAAGAAATTGCCGAGCGTGCTCATGAGTTTTCCACCCTGTTCGGCCATTGCAACAAGCGTTTGATGCTGAAAGCGATCCGTTTATATGGAGAGTTTGCCGCCTTAAATGTACTGTTTGAAAACTATCGGTTGCATGAACTGGGTTTACCGCTGCCACCGAAATTTAGCGAATATGCCGGTGTGTGTGTCGCCACCTCGAAAGACATTCCGGTACCCAAGCAGATGATGGTTGATTTTAAATAA
- a CDS encoding cobyric acid synthase has translation MSLINFSLMVQGTTSDAGKSTLVAGLCRLLKRQGWSVAPFKSQNMALNSAVTAEGGEIGRAQAVQAQACGVEPSVHMNPVLLKPNTDIGAQVIVHGKALADMDACAYHDYKPKVMGAVMHSYHHLQAHYQAVIIEGAGSPAEINLRDRDIANMGFAEAADCPVIIIADIDRGGVFAHLYGTLALLSESEQNRVLGFVINRFRGDISLLQGGLDWLEQTTGKPVLGVLPYLHGLYLEQEDAIAVQQSNRGKFRVVVPCFPRISNHTDFDVLRLHPDIDLIMVPPNQPLPSADLLILPGSKSVQGDLRFLREQGWDRAIARHLRFGGKLIGICGGYQMLGEMLHDPLGLEGVSGSMPGLGLLPITTTLAAEKQLRRVHGLLTLADETVPVSGYEIHAGVTEIPAGMSQPMALLSDGVTMADGVLSDDALILGTYLHGLFDEPAACNALLRWAGLQSDRAPEMSQLREEGINLLADCLADHLNMDKLFTLLTQWEQRHAN, from the coding sequence TTGTCATTAATCAACTTCTCATTAATGGTGCAGGGCACCACGTCAGATGCCGGAAAAAGTACGCTGGTGGCGGGGCTGTGCCGCCTGCTGAAACGACAAGGCTGGTCGGTGGCACCGTTTAAATCACAGAATATGGCGCTGAACAGTGCGGTGACGGCAGAGGGTGGAGAGATCGGTCGTGCACAGGCCGTGCAGGCACAAGCCTGTGGAGTTGAACCGTCTGTGCATATGAATCCGGTGTTGCTGAAGCCGAATACCGATATCGGGGCGCAGGTGATTGTGCACGGTAAAGCGTTAGCGGATATGGATGCCTGTGCCTACCACGATTACAAACCGAAGGTGATGGGCGCTGTGATGCACTCCTATCATCATTTGCAGGCACATTATCAGGCGGTGATTATCGAAGGGGCGGGCAGCCCGGCAGAAATTAATCTACGTGATCGCGATATCGCCAATATGGGGTTTGCCGAAGCGGCGGATTGTCCAGTTATCATCATTGCGGATATCGATCGTGGCGGCGTGTTTGCCCACTTGTATGGCACGCTGGCCTTGCTGTCGGAAAGCGAACAGAACCGGGTGCTGGGTTTTGTCATTAACCGCTTCCGCGGCGATATTTCACTGCTGCAGGGTGGTCTCGATTGGCTGGAACAAACAACCGGCAAACCGGTGTTAGGCGTGTTGCCTTATCTGCATGGTCTTTATCTGGAACAGGAAGATGCGATTGCCGTACAGCAAAGCAATCGCGGTAAATTCCGAGTCGTGGTGCCCTGTTTTCCACGGATCAGTAATCACACCGATTTCGATGTACTGCGACTGCATCCAGATATTGACCTCATCATGGTGCCGCCGAATCAGCCGTTGCCATCGGCGGATTTGCTGATTTTGCCAGGCTCAAAATCGGTGCAGGGCGATCTGCGCTTTCTGCGTGAACAGGGTTGGGATCGGGCGATAGCCCGTCATTTGCGCTTTGGCGGCAAGCTGATTGGGATCTGCGGCGGTTATCAGATGCTGGGCGAGATGTTGCATGATCCGCTCGGGTTGGAAGGGGTGTCCGGCAGTATGCCGGGGCTCGGGCTGTTACCGATCACCACAACGCTGGCGGCGGAAAAGCAGTTGCGCCGGGTCCATGGCTTGCTGACGCTAGCGGATGAAACCGTACCTGTCAGCGGTTATGAAATTCATGCCGGGGTGACAGAGATACCGGCGGGGATGAGTCAGCCGATGGCCTTGCTGAGTGACGGTGTGACCATGGCCGATGGGGTGCTCTCAGATGATGCGCTGATTTTGGGCACCTATCTGCATGGGCTGTTTGATGAACCGGCCGCCTGTAATGCATTGCTGCGCTGGGCAGGATTACAGAGTGATCGGGCGCCGGAGATGTCGCAGTTGCGTGAAGAGGGCATCAACCTGCTGGCCGATTGTCTGGCCGATCATCTGAATATGGATAAACTGTTCACTCTTCTGACGCAGTGGGAACAACGACATGCCAACTAG
- a CDS encoding EAL domain-containing protein, translated as MLLEFIKGIALLLSLCLLQGFNVRLCHQKPRLEQAIAGLLFGGIAVIGMMSPVQLAPGVIFDARTVILSMAGLFGGPVVAIPAAVIAGGYRLWLGGVGAPIGLTTVVVAVSSGLLYRHLSQRGKVKTGAVALLLFGFLLHAFMVLIFTQFPGLLFSSVISQIALPYIFTFALGTLLLGIMLQDIVKRTQMEQALLDSEARLRAVIHAIPDIMVVLDEDGYYREVLSSPSHLFYSSASELVGQSLYTFLPQETAERLLTCIRESLRTAEPQAIEYERDTPLGHRLFEGRVQPLDYHLGGKRMVVFLARDITERKVKEDEISYLAFYDHLTGLPNRRLLQDRLNQALAFSARSGQLGALLFIDLDNFKTLNDSQGHDIGDLLLQQVAGRISKCVRETDTIARLGGDEFVVMLEQLGSQEELAATQGKSIGEKILNELRRPYQLAGNEYNSTASIGITLFNAHKENSEELMKRADIAMYQAKSAGRNTLRFFDDKMQSLVSSRIGLENDLREGIRQQQLVLYYQPQVDLHGRIVGAEALVRWQHPERGMISPAEFIPLAEECGLILQLGDWVLNEACQQLQRWSIHPDTSHISLAVNISARQIHQPDFVEKVLTAVQLANILPHRLKLELTESLLLADTEEIIQKMIVLKTFGIGFSLDDFGTGYSSLSYLKRLPLDQLKIDQSFVRDLLTDPNDAAIASMVVTLAHSMGLNVIAEGVETEAQRNRLATLGCYTYQGYLFGRPAPAEMLTPLSSEKIL; from the coding sequence ATGCTGTTAGAATTTATCAAAGGTATCGCACTGCTGTTATCCCTGTGTCTCTTGCAGGGGTTTAATGTTCGCCTTTGTCACCAGAAGCCACGTCTGGAACAAGCCATTGCGGGTCTGCTCTTCGGCGGCATCGCCGTCATTGGCATGATGAGCCCTGTCCAGTTGGCGCCCGGTGTTATCTTTGATGCCCGCACCGTGATCCTTAGCATGGCGGGTCTGTTTGGTGGCCCGGTAGTGGCAATTCCGGCAGCGGTGATCGCCGGCGGCTATCGTCTGTGGCTGGGGGGTGTCGGTGCCCCCATCGGCCTCACCACCGTGGTTGTCGCCGTCAGCAGCGGCTTACTGTATCGCCATCTGTCGCAACGCGGTAAGGTCAAAACCGGCGCCGTGGCATTATTGCTCTTCGGATTTCTGCTTCATGCTTTCATGGTGCTGATTTTTACGCAGTTTCCGGGCCTGTTGTTTAGTTCTGTGATCAGCCAGATCGCCCTACCCTATATCTTCACCTTTGCACTCGGCACCCTGCTGTTAGGGATCATGTTGCAGGATATTGTCAAGAGAACCCAGATGGAGCAGGCGTTACTGGATAGCGAAGCACGCCTGCGGGCCGTGATCCACGCGATCCCGGATATTATGGTGGTGTTGGATGAAGACGGCTATTACCGAGAGGTTCTCTCCTCTCCCTCGCATCTGTTTTACTCGTCCGCTTCCGAATTAGTGGGGCAGTCGCTGTATACGTTTTTACCCCAAGAAACTGCCGAGCGCCTGCTGACCTGCATTCGTGAAAGCCTGCGCACAGCAGAGCCGCAAGCCATTGAATATGAACGCGACACTCCCTTGGGTCATCGCTTATTTGAAGGGCGGGTGCAACCACTGGATTACCACCTTGGCGGAAAACGGATGGTGGTTTTTCTGGCCCGTGACATCACGGAACGGAAAGTGAAAGAAGATGAAATCAGTTATCTCGCTTTCTACGATCACCTCACCGGCCTGCCCAATCGCCGCCTCCTGCAAGACCGTCTGAATCAGGCGCTGGCATTCAGTGCCCGCTCCGGCCAGCTCGGTGCCTTACTGTTCATTGATCTGGACAACTTTAAGACGCTGAATGACAGCCAGGGCCATGATATCGGTGACTTGTTGCTGCAACAGGTGGCGGGTCGCATCTCGAAATGTGTCCGGGAAACAGACACCATTGCCCGTTTGGGCGGCGATGAATTTGTCGTCATGCTGGAACAACTTGGTTCACAGGAAGAACTGGCCGCCACGCAGGGAAAAAGTATCGGTGAAAAAATTCTCAACGAACTGCGGCGCCCCTATCAGTTGGCGGGCAATGAATATAACAGCACCGCCAGTATCGGCATCACGCTGTTTAACGCGCACAAGGAAAACAGCGAAGAGTTGATGAAACGCGCCGATATTGCGATGTATCAGGCAAAATCGGCGGGCCGTAATACCTTGCGCTTCTTCGATGACAAAATGCAATCGCTCGTCAGCTCCCGCATCGGACTGGAAAATGATCTGCGGGAAGGCATCCGCCAGCAGCAACTGGTGCTCTATTATCAGCCACAGGTGGATTTGCATGGTCGTATCGTGGGCGCAGAAGCCCTGGTTCGCTGGCAGCATCCTGAACGAGGGATGATCTCTCCGGCGGAATTCATCCCGCTCGCGGAAGAGTGCGGCCTGATCCTGCAACTCGGTGATTGGGTGCTCAACGAGGCGTGCCAGCAATTGCAGCGCTGGAGCATCCATCCGGACACCTCTCATATTTCGCTGGCGGTCAACATCAGTGCCCGCCAGATCCATCAACCCGATTTCGTGGAGAAGGTGCTGACCGCCGTGCAACTCGCCAACATCCTCCCGCATCGCTTAAAACTGGAACTCACGGAAAGCCTGTTGCTGGCAGACACCGAGGAGATCATCCAGAAAATGATTGTCCTGAAAACATTCGGCATCGGCTTCTCTCTGGATGACTTTGGCACCGGTTATTCATCGCTGTCGTATCTGAAGCGTTTGCCGCTGGATCAGTTAAAAATCGACCAGTCGTTTGTCCGAGATCTGCTGACAGACCCTAATGATGCCGCCATTGCCAGTATGGTGGTGACGCTGGCCCACAGCATGGGGCTCAACGTCATCGCCGAAGGGGTGGAAACCGAAGCCCAGCGTAATCGGTTAGCCACGCTGGGCTGTTATACCTATCAGGGCTATCTCTTTGGTCGTCCGGCACCGGCCGAGATGCTCACGCCGCTCTCATCCGAGAAAATCCTCTGA